From a single Brassica oleracea var. oleracea cultivar TO1000 chromosome C5, BOL, whole genome shotgun sequence genomic region:
- the LOC106293449 gene encoding LOW QUALITY PROTEIN: glutathione S-transferase U26 (The sequence of the model RefSeq protein was modified relative to this genomic sequence to represent the inferred CDS: inserted 2 bases in 1 codon), producing MADEVILLDYWPSMFGMGTTKIALAEKGVAYEYKETDPRAKTSLLIETNPIHKKIPVLIHKGKQICEPLIQLEYIDEVWXPYQKAQARFWGDFIDKKFYDPSWKVWGTRGEEQVTAKKELLEHFKTLETELGDKTYYGGGVFGFVDIALMGYYSWFKAIEKFGEFSIEAEFPKLTQWTKRCLERESVIMSIADSDKIVEYAYVLRRKLGAE from the exons ATGGCTGACGAAGTGATTCTTCTTGATTATTGGCCAAGCATGTTCGGGATGGGGACGACGAAGATAGCTTTGGCTGAGAAAGGAGTGGCGTATGAGTATAAGGAGACAGACCCTAGGGCGAAGACATCTTTGCTCATCGAGACGAATCCAATTCACAAGAAGATTCCGGTTCTCATCCACAAAGGTAAACAGATCTGTGAACCTCTTATCCAGCTCGAGTACATCGACGAGGTTTG TCCTTACCAGAAAGCTCAAGCTAGATTCTGGGGTGATTTCATCGACAAAAAG TTTTACGACCCATCATGGAAAGTATGGGGAACAAGGGGAGAAGAACAAGTTACAGCCAAGAAAGAATTGCTTGAACATTTCAAGACACTTGAAACAGAGCTTGGAGACAAAACTTACTATGGTGGGGGTGTCTTCGGATTCGTAGACATTGCACTAATGGGATATTACAGCTGGTTCAAAGCCATTGAGAAGTTTGGTGAGTTCAGTATCGAAGCAGAGTTCCCAAAATTGACTCAGTGGACCAAGAGGTGTTTAGAGAGAGAGAGCGTGATTATGTCAATAGCTGATTCTGACAAGATTGTCGAGTATGCTTATGTTCTCAGGAGGAAATTGGGAGCTGAGTAG
- the LOC106292779 gene encoding CASP-like protein 2A1 isoform X1, protein MEKIDDHLKPSHSVSAGAATEKWEEVSTGIRTAETMLRVAPVGLCVAALVIMLKDSQTNEYGEVSYSNLTAFRYLVHANGICAGYSLLSAAIAAMPGSSYTMPRVWTIFCLDQILTYVVLAAGAVSTEVLYLAYKGDDAITWSDACSSFGSFCHKATASVIITFVVVCFYVVLSLISSYKLFTRFDPPATVDSNKNVEVAVFGS, encoded by the exons ATGGAGAAGATTGATGATCATCTGAAGCCTAGCCACAGTGTTTCCGCTGGTGCTGCGACAGAGAAGTGGGAAGAGGTTAGTACTGGTATCCGAACCGCCGAGACAATGCTCCGGGTAGCTCCGGTGGGTCTTTGTGTTGCGGCGCTTGTTATCATGCTCAAAGACTCTCAGACTAATGAGTACGGCGAAGTTTCTTACTCCAACCTCACAGCGTTCAG GTACTTGGTGCACGCAAATGGAATATGTGCAGGCTACTCTCTTCTCTCAGCAGCCATTGCAGCCATGCCTGGTTCTTCTTACACTATGCCTCGTGTTTGGACCATCTTCTGTCTCGACCAG ATTCTGACCTACGTGGTTCTTGCTGCTGGAGCTGTGTCTACTGAAGTTCTATACTTAGCCTACAAAGGAGACGATGCCATTACGTGGAGCGATGCGTGCAGTTCATTTGGCAGTTTCTGCCATAAAGCCACTGCTTCTGTTATAATCACATTCGTTGTGGTTTGCTTTTATGTCGTTCTCTCTCTTATCTCCTCTTATAAGCTGTTTACTCGCTTTGATCCTCCAGCCACCGTTGACTCCAACAAAAACGTCGAAGTTGCTGTCTTTGGAAGTTGA
- the LOC106292779 gene encoding CASP-like protein 2A1 isoform X2, with protein MSTAKFLTPTSQRSGYSLLSAAIAAMPGSSYTMPRVWTIFCLDQILTYVVLAAGAVSTEVLYLAYKGDDAITWSDACSSFGSFCHKATASVIITFVVVCFYVVLSLISSYKLFTRFDPPATVDSNKNVEVAVFGS; from the exons ATGAGTACGGCGAAGTTTCTTACTCCAACCTCACAGCGTTCAG GCTACTCTCTTCTCTCAGCAGCCATTGCAGCCATGCCTGGTTCTTCTTACACTATGCCTCGTGTTTGGACCATCTTCTGTCTCGACCAG ATTCTGACCTACGTGGTTCTTGCTGCTGGAGCTGTGTCTACTGAAGTTCTATACTTAGCCTACAAAGGAGACGATGCCATTACGTGGAGCGATGCGTGCAGTTCATTTGGCAGTTTCTGCCATAAAGCCACTGCTTCTGTTATAATCACATTCGTTGTGGTTTGCTTTTATGTCGTTCTCTCTCTTATCTCCTCTTATAAGCTGTTTACTCGCTTTGATCCTCCAGCCACCGTTGACTCCAACAAAAACGTCGAAGTTGCTGTCTTTGGAAGTTGA
- the LOC106294845 gene encoding uncharacterized protein LOC106294845: MKEDDVSSRNVNPRSNRNSVASASASASAAPVDSLRRRARSPSPPQTAAASSVGASSPAVPVNAGSVDWTGHGLGSSGRSCRPWDRGDLLRRLATFKPSNWLGKPKTASSLACAQKGWVSIDLDKIQCEYCGSSLHYSPPQHQLNHPQADSSREEFSKKLDDAHEGSCPWIGNCCPESLVQFPPTPPSALIGGYKDRCDGLLQFYSLPIVSVSAIDQMRASRRLQIDHLLAQPQVYAHDDPSLRMDNILAAETSKQEALSNYSRAQKLISLCGWEPRWLPNIQDCEEHSAQSARNGCPSGPSRNQSRFQDPGPSRKQLSASSRKASGNYEVLGPEYKSESRSPLLDCSLCGVTIRIWDFLTTSRPVPLAPINANLPETSKKTALTRGNSATSGVNGWFANEGMEQQQNEDVDEAETSVKRRIASNAGISFYQSAAGASSSAQLNMSVTRDNYQFSDRGKEILLRQPSGSEVGDRAASYESRGPSTRKRNLEDGGSTADRPYLRVQHADSVEGTVVDRDGDEVNDDSAGPSKRSRGSEVHETYLPSYGRELSVGGPSHSVDAENEREVNRSDPFSEGNEQAMAFPGARDSARASSVIAMDTICHSANDDSMESVENQPGDFGDVNYPPAATGQSADPSELNFSNQAQQSACFQLAPVRSNAEAGISSINDGEEVMNTETVTAQGRDGPSIGVSGGSVGMGASHEAEIHGADLSVHRGDSVVGDMEPVAEVIENLGQSGEFAPDQGVTDDFIPEEMDREGRLGDIQDRVSQSVARADSGSKIVDSLKAESVESGEKMSNVNALMNEDSVHPSLSCNAIVCSGFEASKEEVTQTWNESPLNAGFALPGSSYTANDQGPPNGDSNDEIVEFDPIKYHNCYCPWVNENVAAAGCSSNSSSSSSIAEALCGWQLTLDALDSFQSLENAQIQPMESESAASLCKDDHRTPSQKLLKRHSFISRHGKK; encoded by the exons ATGAAGGAAGACGATGTGAGTTCGCGAAACGTAAACCCTAGAAGCAACCGGAACAGTGTAGCATCGGCTTCTGCTTCCGCCTCTGCAGCTCCCGTTGACAGTCTCCGACGACGCGCCAGATCGCCTTCTCCCCCTCAGACTGCTGCCGCCAG CTCTGTGGGAGCATCTTCTCCTGCTGTTCCGGTGAACGCTGGCAGTGTGGATTGGACAGGCCACGGGCTTGGATCCTCGGGGCGTTCGTGTAGGCCTTGGGATAGAGGAGATTTACTTCGACGCCTTGCCACTTTCAAGCCTTCTAATTGGCTTGGCAAACCCAAA ACGGCTAGTTCTTTGGCTTGTGCTCAGAAAGGATGGGTAAGTATTGACCTGGACAAAATTCAATGCGAGTACTGTGGATCCAGTCTGCATTACTCTCCCCCACAACATCAGCTGAATCATCCCCAAG CTGATAGCAGCAGGGAAGAATTCTCCAAGAAGCTTGATGACGCACATGAGGGCTCTTGTCCTTGGATAGGAAATTGCTGTCCAGAAAGCTTAGTTCAGTTTCCTCCAACTCCTCCATCAGCCTTGATTGGAGGTTACAAGGATCGTTGTGATGGGCTCCTACAATTCTATTCTCTTCCCATCGTTTCGGTGTCTGCAATTGACCAGATGCGTGCGTCAAGACGACTGCAAATTGACCACCTTTTGGCACAACCCCAAGTCTATGCCCATGATGATCCCAGTTTAAGAATGGATAATATCTTAGCCGCAGAAACGTCCAAACAAGAGGCTCTCAGTAATTACTCCCGC GCTCAAAAGCTGATAAGCCTATGTGGATGGGAGCCTAGATGGCTTCCAAACATCCAAGATTGTGAAGAACACTCGGCCCAATCAGCTAGAAATGGGTGCCCTTCAGGTCCATCTAGAAATCAAAGTCGTTTTCAAGATCCTGGTCCAAGCAGAAAACAGTTATCGGCTTCATCCCGAAAAGCCTCCGGAAATTATGAAGTTTTGGGTCCAGAATATAAATCAGAATCCAGATCACCTTTGCTGGATTGTAGTTTATGCGGTGTAACCATCAGAATTTGGGATTTCCTGACCACTTCTCGGCCAGTTCCACTTGCGCCTATCAATGCTAATCTTCCCGAAACAAGCAAGAAAACGGCACTGACACGTGGAAATAGTGCAACAAGTGGAGTCAATGGATGGTTTGCTAATGAAGGCATGGAACAGCAGCAAAACGAAGATGTTGACGAGGCTGAAACATCAGTTAAGAGGAGAATAGCATCAAACGCAGGTATAAGCTTCTATCAAAGTGCCGCTGGTGCATCATCCTCTGCGCAGCTGAACATGTCTGTGACACGTGATAATTACCAATTCAGCGATAGAGGAAAGGAAATTCTGCTAAGGCAGCCATCAGGAAGTGAGGTGGGTGATCGTGCTGCTTCGTATGAGTCACGAGGGCCAAGTACTCGTAAGCGGAACCTGGAGGATGGTGGAAGCACGGCTGATAGGCCTTATCTACGAGTACAACATGCAGACAGTGTTGAAGGAACTGTTGTTGACCGTGATGGTGATGAGGTTAATGACGATTCAGCAGGGCCTTCAAAGCGTAGCCGAGGCTCTGAAGTGCATGAAACTTATCTTCCCTCTTATGGGAGAGAGTTATCAGTGGGTGGGCCAAGTCACTCAGTGGATGCTGAAAACGAGAGGGAAGTAAATAGAAGTGACCCGTTTAGTGAAGGAAATGAACAAGCTATGGCTTTCCCAGGTGCCAGAGACTCCGCACGTGCTTCCTCTGTCATTGCGATGGATACAATTTGCCACAGTGCCAATGATGATTCTATGGAAAGTGTGGAAAACCAACCAGGGGATTTTGGTGACGTAAATTATCCCCCTGCGGCGACAGGTCAAAGTGCCGATCCTTCTGAACTGAATTTCAGCAATCAAGCTCAGCAGAGTGCATGCTTCCAACTAGCTCCTGTTCGGTCTAACGCTGAAGCAGGCATTAGCAGCATAAATGACGGCGAGGAAGTAATGAACACAGAGACTGTCACAGCTCAGGGAAGAGATGGACCGAGTATAGGCGTCAGTGGGGGTAGTGTCGGAATGGGTGCAAGTCACGAGGCAGAGATCCACGGAGCTGACCTTTCAGTCCATAGGGGAGATAGCGTTGTAGGGGACATGGAACCTGTTGCGGAAGTCATAGAAAATCTAGGACAAAGCGGTGAATTTGCACCAGACCAAGGCGTTACTGATGATTTTATTCCTGAAGAAATGGACCGGGAAGGTAGGCTTGGGGATATTCAGGATAGGGTGTCTCAGTCCGTTGCGAGGGCGGACAGTGGCTCTAAAATCGTTGATTCACTGAAGGCTGAGTCTGTTGAAAGCGGCGAGAAGATGAGCAACGTTAATGCGTTGATGAACGAAGATAGTGTTCACCCATCATTGTCGTGCAATGCGATTGTGTGTTCTGGTTTTGAAGCATCTAAAGAAGAAGTGACCCAGACGTGGAACGAGTCTCCGCTCAACGCTGGCTTTGCGCTCCCTGGATCAAGTTACACTGCTAATGACCAAG GGCCGCCGAACGGAGATAGCAACGATGAAATTGTGGAGTTTGATCCAATAAAGTATCACAACTGCTACTGCCCTTGGGTAAATGAAAATGTGGCTGCTGCTGGATGTAGCAGCAACAGCTCGAGCTCTTCAAGTATCGCTGAGGCGCTTTGTGGATGGCAATTAACTCTTGATGCCCTTGATTCGTTCCAGTCACTCGAGAATGCTCAAATCCAGCCAATGGAATCAGAATCAGCTGCATCTCTCTGCAAG GATGATCACCGAACTCCTTCCCAGAAGCTCTTGAAACGCCACTCTTTCATCAGCAGACATGGGAAAAAATAA
- the LOC106294757 gene encoding translation initiation factor IF-2, chloroplastic, with translation MTSMLVLVGTVPSLVSLASAGASVSGASSSDASYALVKRVSLSRRNVKGGSKRWLCRYSVSSSATTSTTDFIAEANSNNNSVSIDSNSFKASKEGDDTSEIVLKQAPKPVLKPPVARVEKGGSGASSSAPWSKELSNGAKFDGEDERNKVIESLGEVLDKAESLEIPKPSSKEGGEGVKPSQPSGNGSGSKNGTFASGGGTRKTKTMKSVWRKGDAVAAVEKVVKEEPKIDSRGPPLRPQPPLRAQPQLQGRPMVAPPPVKKPILKDLGMSSKPSGPILKDVGMASKPPASEEVVDSSNKSKERKPILVDKFASKKKSADPAASQAVLAPTKPGKGPPSSKFRVEHRNKRNASANPRRRMAAQDDADEDASELNVSIPGSGRKGRKWSKASRKAARLQAARDAAPVKAEILEVEEEGMSIEDLAYNLAIGEGDILGYLYSKGIRPDGVQTLDREMVRMICRDYDVEVLDADSVQVEEMAKKKENFDEEDLDKLEDRPPVITIMGHVDHGKTTLLDYIRKSKVAASEAGGITQGIGAYKVSVPVDGKVQSCVFLDTPGHEAFGAMRARGARVTDIAIIVVAADDGIRPQTNEAIAHAKAAGVPIVIAINKIDKEGASPERVMQELSSIGLMPEDWGGDVPMVQISALKGENIDDLLETVMLVAELQELKANPHRNAKGIVIEAGLDKAKGPFATFIVQKGTLKRGDVVVCGEAFGKVRALFDHSGERVDEAGPSIPVQVIGLNNVPIAGDEFEIVSSLDVAREMAEARAVSLRDERISAKAGDGKVTLSSLASAVSAKKMSGLDLHQLNIILKVDVQGSIEAVRQALQVLPQENVTLKFLLQATGDVSNSDVDLASASEAIIFGFNVKASGSVKKAAENKGVEIRLYRVIYELIDDVRNAMEGLLESVEEQIPIGSAEVRATFSSGSGRVAGCMVNEGKFVKDCGIKVIRKGKTVHVGVLDSLKRVKENVKEVGAGLECGIGMDDYDDWIEGDTIEAFNAVQKRRTLEEASASMSAAIEEAGV, from the exons ATGACGTCGATGCTGGTTCTCGTTGGCACAGTGCCGTCGTTGGTTTCTCTGGCTAGTGCTGGTGCAAGTGTTTCCGGAGCGAGTTCGTCGGATGCATCGTACGCATTAGTAAAGAGGGTTTCTTTGTCAAGGAGAAACGTCAAAGGAGGAAGTAAGAGATGGTTGTGTAGATATTCCGTTTCGTCTTCAGCTACTACTAGTACTACTGACTTCATCGCTGAGGCAAACAGCAACAACAACTCAGTTTCTATAGACTCTAACTCTTTTAAAGCAAGTAAAGAAGGGGATGATACTAGCGAGATCGTGCTCAAGCAGGCTCCTAAACCTGTGTTGAAACCCCCTGTGGCAAGAGTGGAAAAGGGTGGTTCCGGGGCGAGTTCTTCTGCTCCTTGGAGTAAGGAGTTGTCAAACGGGGCCAAGTTTGATGGAGAAGATGAGAGGAATAAGGTTATTGAATCTCTTGGCGAAGTGTTGGATAAAGCCGAGAGTTTAGAGATTCCAAAACCGAGTAGCAAAGAAGGCGGCGAGGGTGTTAAACCGTCACAGCCTAGTGGCAACGGTAGTGGCTCCAAAAACGGAACCTTTGCGAGTGGTGGAGGGACAAGGAAGACCAAAACGATGAAGAGCGTGTGGCGTAAGGGAGATGCTGTTGCAGCTGTGGAAAAAGTTGTTAAGGAAGAACCTAAAATTGATAGTAGGGGACCACCTTTAAGACCTCAACCACCTTTAAGAGCTCAGCCACAGCTTCAAGGGAGGCCTATGGTAGCTCCACCACCTGTAAAGAAACCCATTTTAAAAGATCTTGGTATGTCATCGAAACCATCAGGTCCCATCTTAAAAGATGTTGGTATGGCATCAAAGCCTCCAGCTTCCGAAGAGGTTGTTGATTCCAGCAACAAAAGTAAAGAGAGGAAGCCTATATTGGTTGATAAGTTTGCTTCCAAGAAAAAAAGTGCTGACCCTGCAGCCTCTCAAGCTGTGTTAGCTCCTACTAAGCCTGGAAAAGGTCCTCCTTCTAGCAAGTTCAGAGTTGAGCACCGGAATAAAAGAAACGCATCAGCTAATCCAAGGAGGAGAATGGCTGCTCAAGACGACGCGGACGAAGATGCGTCGGAGTTAAACGTCTCCATTCCTGGATCAGGTAGGAAAGGGAGGAAGTGGAGTAAAGCTAGTAGGAAGGCTGCGAGACTCCAGGCTGCAAGGGATGCGGCGCCTGTTAAAGCTGAGATCTTAGAGGTTGAGGAAGAAGGCATGTCTATAGAGGATTTGGCTTACAACTTGGCCATCGGTGAAGGTGACATCCTTGGGTATCTATACTCGAAAGGGATTAGGCCTGATGGTGTGCAGACTTTGGATAGAGAGATGGTGAGGATGATTTGTAGAGATTATGATGTCGAGGTCCTTGATGCTGATTCAGTTCAAGTTGAAGAAATGGCAAAGAAGAAGGAAAATTTTGATGAAGAAGATTTGGACAAGTTAGAAGACAGGCCTCCTGTTATCACCATTATGGGTCATGTCGACCACGGAAAG ACCACTCTTCTGGACTATATCAGGAAAAGCAAG GTTGCAGCTTCAGAAGCAGGGGGGATTACACAAGGAATTGGTGCATATAAGGTGTCAGTGCCTGTTGACGGGAAGGTTCAGTCATGCGTTTTCCTTGATACTCCTGGGCACGAG GCATTTGGGGCAATGAGAGCTCGTGGAGCGCGGGTCACTGACATCGCAATCATTGTGGTTGCTGCTGATGATGGAATCCGTCCTCAAACAAACGAAGCAATAGCTCACGCAAAGGCTGCTGGTGTCCCTATAGTCATAGCTATTAATAAG ATAGATAAAGAGGGAGCTAGTCCAGAGAGAGTGATGCAAGAGCTTTCTTCAATTGGTTTGATGCCTGAAGATTGGGGCGGTGATGTTCCAATGGTTCAG ATCAGTGCGTTGAAAGGGGAGAATATCGATGATCTGTTGGAAACTGTCATGCTTGTTGCAGAG CTGCAAGAGTTGAAAGCGAATCCACACAGAAATGCCAAGGGTATTGTTATTGAGGCTGGACTTGATAAAGCGAAAGGACCATTTGCGACATTCATTGTTCAGAAGGGAACTTTGAAAAGAGGGGATGTTGTTGTTTGTGGAGAAGCTTTCGGAAAG GTACGAGCTTTATTTGATCATAGCGGGGAACGAGTTGATGAAGCTGGACCCTCCATTCCTGTACAG GTGATTGGTTTAAACAATGTACCCATTGCTGGTGATGAGTTTGAGATAGTCTCTTCCCTTGATGTGGCGCGTGAGATGGCAGAGGCACGTGCTGTATCACTACGAGATGAAAGAATATCTGCAAAGGCTGGGGATGGAAAAGTCACGCTTTCATCCTTAGCTTCTGCTGTATCAGCGAAAAAGATGTCAGGCTTAGATTTGCATCAGCTTAATATCATCTTGAAGGTCGATGTACAG GGATCGATTGAAGCTGTCAGACAAGCTCTGCAAGTGCTTCCTCAAGAGAACGTTACATTGAAGTTTTTGCTACAGGCGACAGGGGATGTGAGCAACAGTGATGTTGATCTAGCGTCAGCGAGTGAAGCCATCATTTTTGGATTTAATGTCAAAGCATCTGGCTCCGTTAAAAAAGCTGCAGAAAACAAAGGTGTTGAAATCCGACTGTACAGAGTTATCTATGAGCTTATTGACGATGTACGAAACGCAATGGAAGGACTTCTTGAATCTGTTGAG GAACAAATCCCAATAGGGTCAGCAGAAGTTCGAGCTACTTTCAGCAGTGGAAGCGGCCGTGTGGCTGGATGCATGGTGAATGAAGGCAAGTTTGTCAAAGACTGTGGCATCAAGGTTATCCGGAAGGGTAAAACTGTCCATGTCGGTGTCCTTGATTCTCTAAAACGTGTCAAAGAAAATGTGAAAGAG GTGGGTGCTGGATTAGAATGTGGTATTGGTATGGATGACTATGATGATTGGATTGAAGGAGACACCATCGAGGCCTTTAACGCTGTTCAAAAGAGGAGGACGCTAGAAGAAGCATCTGCTTCAATGTCTGCTGCAATTGAAGAGGCTGGAGTTTGA